Proteins encoded together in one Anopheles darlingi chromosome 3, idAnoDarlMG_H_01, whole genome shotgun sequence window:
- the LOC125954370 gene encoding uncharacterized protein LOC125954370 isoform X1 gives MTVQQQLNDLPQSPTDSSGSGQQIQQHHNAQRYQHHNHHHHHHHHNGPDAAYNITTAEADLDYNDSDNSLAAVLQHHHHPAVGAHHAAHHHHRYMASSASSCDNTKQLPPAGSRVLGCSTSSAGGSCDENTTPSVLDVNLDSKKVPLFLHSSSSVSAHCNAGSRLSTPVRFGSADERKYTNNHHHHHHHHQHQQQQQQQNQQQPPHHHHHHHHIEVYSDGGNGLDSSNKLEEENNHEISEDDRGPPLPPRPAPRTRTLQRMDQAPIPSGVRKYVIWCLICGGISSLLGVLFLGIYFLLRSYTSTVGYFETVPTFVPATLLMLTGICIMSLARRRNRYSYLIKLSGACGLASALTCALVTVTTTVLHMSRLQVLRECEYTQKTRTCTCYSVTADKQPDGVDDSVRFVFDSTSDCGVVHGALYSCLRAVFGLSVAGVLVAVFSCMLVYQLLSHERKKMYWEQLELRCRSLYSGQGPPGGPTAVLPPGAGPGGLLGPSGGLAAGPGGMPGAPGMRAGNCRCCEQCHAHRNVLPAAYPWEGDGRFWTPGQAGNFYSPNPGGDETLGGAGGGGVGAGSGGRLNASGRRMHGWSWPRMPWQRNEAAPQRMSPHSPDSQYGFASGNRTSGGPPPGGPAVGVVGAMLGDPAQPRYNVIEQQYGIWGPPPPYSDPNSPARRGRYQYIHPAQCVPPTMMEPGLGMVGAPGAHIVGPGSVGMAPPSNAGSSIAILECHQHAVMGVDVHGIPQQYVTGQQAGSGGLASGPGHPGGNGSTNHHYSRGTMDVTPATGGASKRQHQPSGAGSGGGYSKGQSKESYENTPSDSDGPGRDRFSATLPLRKAKKRVEAGAKSIGPNQQASRVNVQNVFQQQQHQQPPASVETSENEYNEPNTLPSSQGGGSSSTSGGLTNDCRSGPGSPSMVSHRLLPAGSGGQVQPPKTRRLKPASSSSGGVENSGFQTVEALEAEAAVAAAGAGGKLLEPTESEVYFADVSSCCNMSVKNDNYYEDAGQRRKKDKQQHPQPDQADEYIAQRFGKREPSVRSRLPFPQTVLASGEKPPVMPRSTLLLPKDHSRQSMCSVDSGERTDYTDLSPGTPSTNFPSIASSQQQQQQQHHHQHYHHLREHPQHVGHHVACEEPPKETVSATTASSGCSFIASYPYSSNEQSQEAHRRSTKNLHDLFLAPDSQYEVMKELPRFKTTPLTLTPFTPISPTSGSPTFASAFQDMPVQFPPAAQPSGAATASGAANSTSSTTSPSAASHHQSVKPKSPKNLNITPIKRQSLGTNISSIIQNLSGHDVGLLYPEPGPMGRASSRSNSSSYNQSSDRESITGSSSALGGTGRGRAGDIKDISVSSNEDNEDTSNDERCGAATTGGGGCGGVSDRRL, from the exons ATGACAGTTCAACAGCAGCTAAACGACCTACCGCAGTCACCCACGGATTCATCCGGTTCGGGGCAACAgatacagcagcaccacaacgcTCAGCGCTATcagcatcacaatcatcatcaccatcatcatcaccacaatgGTCCCGATGCAGCATACAACATCACGACGGCCGAGGCAGACCTCGATTacaacgacagcgacaacagcCTGGCGGCGGTGCtgcaacatcaccatcatccagcgGTAGGGGCGCATCATGCtgcgcaccatcaccatcgctacATGGCATCGAGCGCAAGTTCCTGTGATAACACTAAGCAGCTGCCACCGGCTGGCAGCAGGGTCCTCGGTTGTAGTACCTCCAGTGCCGGCGGATCCTGCGACGAGAACACCACACCGAGTGTGCTGGACGTGAACCTAGACTCCAAGAAGGTGCCACT CTTTCTTCATTCCTCCTCTAGCGTAAGTGCCCACTGTAACGCTGGATCGCGGTTGAGCacaccggttcggttcggttcggctgaCGAGCGGAAGTacaccaacaaccatcatcatcatcaccaccatcaccagcatcagcagcagcaacagcagcagaatcagCAACAGcctccgcatcatcatcatcaccatcatcacattGAGGTGTACAGTGATGGGGGGAACGGGCtagacagcagcaacaagctcGAGGAAGAGAACAATCATGAGATCTCGGAAGATGATCGTGGGCCACCACTTCCGCCACGGCCAGCACCGCGCACCCGCACACTGCAGCGCATGGACCAGG CTCCCATACCGTCCGGTGTCCGGAAGTACGTCATCTGGTGTCTGATATGTGGTGGCATCTCCAGCCTGCTCGGCGTGCTATTTTTGGGCATTTACTTCCTGCTTCGCTCGTACACCAGCACCGTTGGATACTTCGAGACCGTGCCAACGTTTGTACCGGCGACATTG CTCATGCTGACTGGCATCTGTATAATGAGCCTTGCGAGGCGAAGAAATCGTTATAGTTACTTG ATCAAGTTATCCGGAGCGTGTGGGCTGGCATCGGCCCTTACTTGTGCCCTGGTGACGGTTACGACGACCGTTTTGCACATGAGCCGACTTCAGGTGCTCCGGGAGTGCGAGTACACGCAGAAGACACGCACCTGCACGTGCTACTCGGTGACGGCAGATAAGCAGCCGGACGGTGTGGACGATAGCGTTCGGTTCGTATTCGATTCCACGTCCGACTGTGGGGTCGTGCACGGTGCCCTTTACTCGTGCCTAAGGGCCGTTTTCGGTTTGTCGGTGGCCGGCGTCCTGGTGGCCGTGTTCAGCTGTATGCTCGTGTACCAGCTGTTAAGCCACGAGCGGAAAAAGATGTACTGGGAGCAGCTGGAGCTCCGCTGCCGCTCGCTCTACTCGGGCCAAGGTCCGCCGGGTGGTCCAACGGCTGTGCTGCCTCCCGGTGCCGGTCCTGGAGGGTTGCTTGGTCCGAGCGGTGGATTAGCTGCCGGTCCCGGTGGCATGCCAGGCGCTCCAGGGATGCGTGCCGGTAACTGTCGCTGCTGCGAGCAGTGTCACGCGCATCGCAATGTATTACCAGCGGCCTATCCGTGGGAGGGCGACGGTCGCTTCTGGACCCCCGGTCAGGCCGGAAACTTCTACTCGCCTAACCCCGGTGGTGACGAGACACTCGGTGGGGCCGGTGGAGGAGGCGTGGGTGCTGGATCAGGAGGACGGTTAAATGCTAGTGGACGGCGTATGCACGGTTGGAGCTGGCCACGAATGCCGTGGCAACGCAATGAAGCCGCACCGCAGCGTATGTCCCCTCACAGTCCGGACTCGCAGTACGGCTTTGCGTCGGGTAACCGAACATCCGGTGGTCCCCCTCCAGGAGGACCGGCTGTCGGTGTGGTAGGTGCAATGCTCGGTGATCCTGCGCAGCCCCGGTACAACGTGATCGAACAGCAGTACGGTATCTGgggaccgccgccaccatacAGTGATCCCAACAGTCCGGCGCGCCGTGGTCGCTATCAGTACATCCACCCGGCACAGTGTGTaccaccgacgatgatggagCCGGGTTTGGGTATGGTCGGAGCACCCGGTGCACACATAGTGGGTCCCGGTAGTGTCGGTATGGCACCTCCATCGAATGCGGGATCCAGCATTGCCATCCTCGAGTGTCATCAGCACGCGGTGATGGGTGTCGATGTGCACGGTATACCACAGCAGTACGTGACGGGACAACaggctggtagtggtggtcttGCAAGTGGACCAGGACATCCTGGAGGCAACGGCTCCACCAACCATCACTACTCACGCGGAACGATGGATGTGacgccggccaccggtggagcCAGTAAGCGTCAGCATCAACCATCGGGcgctggcagtggtggtggctataGTAAAGGACAATCGAAGGAGAGCTACGAAAACACTCCGTCCGACAGTGATGGTCCGGGGCGGGATCGGTTCTCCGCTACGTTGCCCCTTCGCAAAGCCAAAAAGCGAGTGGAAGCCGGTGCCAAAAGTATCGGACCGAATCAACAGGCCAGTCGCGTCAATGTGCAGAACGtgttccaacagcagcagcaccagcaaccaccagcatcggTGGAAACGTCAGAAAATGAGTACAACGAACCCAACACGCTTCCTTCATCGCAAGGTGGTGGCTCTAGTAGTACTAGTGGTGGACTGACGAATGATTGCCGGAGTGGCCCGGGATCTCCTTCGATGGTTTCCCATCGATTGCTGCCAGCAGGAAGTGGAGGACAAGTACAACCACCGAAGACTCGTCGTCTGAAGCCTGCGTCCTCATCGAGTGGTGGCGTGGAAAACAGTGGCTTCCAAACGGTGGAAGCACTGGAAGCTGAAGCTGCCGTTGCCGCAGCCGGAGCCGGTGGCAAACTGCTTGAGCCAACTGAGTCGGAAGTGTACTTTGCGGACgttagcagctgctgcaacatgTCGGTCAAGAACGACAACTATTACGAGGACGCCGGTCAACGGCGCAAAAAGGataaacagcagcatccgcagccgGATCAAGCGGACGAGTACATTGCGCAGCGGTTCGGAAAGCGGGAACCATCGGTGCGAAGCCGGTTACCCTTCCCGCAAACCGTACTAGCCTCAGGCGAGAAGCCTCCGGTGATGCCACGGTCTACGCTACTCCTGCCGAAGGACCACTCCCGCCAAAGCATGTGTTCAGTGGATTCGGGCGAGCGGACGGATTACACCGACCTGTCGCCGGGCACCCCCAGTACAAACTTTCCCTCGATTGCGtccagccaacagcagcaacagcagcagcaccatcatcagcattatcATCACCTCCGGGAACACCCTCAGCATGTCGGCCATCACGTGGCATGTGAAGAACCGCCTAAGGAGACGGTGTCGGCGACGACAGCAAGTTCAGGCTGCAGCTTCATCGCCTCGTATCCGTACTCTTCGAACGAGCAGAGCCAGGAGGCACACCGGCGCTCGACCAAGAACCTGCACGATCTCTTTCTAGCACCCGACTCGCAGTATGAGGTAATGAAGGAATTGCCTAGATTTAAGACGACACCGCTCACGCTAACACCCTTCACTCCCATCTCGCCCACATCTGGATCACCTACCTTCGCTTCCGCCTTCCAGGACATGCCGGTTCAGTTCCCACCCGCGGCACAGCCGAGtggagcagcaacggcaagTGGCGCTGCCAACTCAACCTCTTCCACTacgtcaccatcagcagccagtCACCACCAGTCGGTGAAACCAAAATCACCAAAAAACCTCAACATCACGCCGATCAAGCGCCAAAGTCTTGGCACCAACATTAGCTCGATTATACAGAACCTGAGCGGGCACGATGTCGGCCTGCTATATCCAGAACCCGGTCCGATGGGGCGGGCCTCTTCgcgcagcaatagcagcagctacaaccAAAGCAGCGACCGAGAGTCCATCACTGGCTCATCGTCGGCGCTAGGTGGGACGGGTCGTGGCCGCGCTGGTGACATCAAGGACATCAGTGTGAGCAGCAATGAAGACAACGAGGATACCTCCAACGATGAGCGATGCGGGGCCGCtactaccggtggtggtggttgtggtggtgttagCGATCGTCGATTGTGA
- the LOC125954370 gene encoding uncharacterized protein LOC125954370 isoform X4, whose product MHGYPFMQVVQYSVPTCTWAPPPPVEPPRPPSATAAPIPSGVRKYVIWCLICGGISSLLGVLFLGIYFLLRSYTSTVGYFETVPTFVPATLLMLTGICIMSLARRRNRYSYLIKLSGACGLASALTCALVTVTTTVLHMSRLQVLRECEYTQKTRTCTCYSVTADKQPDGVDDSVRFVFDSTSDCGVVHGALYSCLRAVFGLSVAGVLVAVFSCMLVYQLLSHERKKMYWEQLELRCRSLYSGQGPPGGPTAVLPPGAGPGGLLGPSGGLAAGPGGMPGAPGMRAGNCRCCEQCHAHRNVLPAAYPWEGDGRFWTPGQAGNFYSPNPGGDETLGGAGGGGVGAGSGGRLNASGRRMHGWSWPRMPWQRNEAAPQRMSPHSPDSQYGFASGNRTSGGPPPGGPAVGVVGAMLGDPAQPRYNVIEQQYGIWGPPPPYSDPNSPARRGRYQYIHPAQCVPPTMMEPGLGMVGAPGAHIVGPGSVGMAPPSNAGSSIAILECHQHAVMGVDVHGIPQQYVTGQQAGSGGLASGPGHPGGNGSTNHHYSRGTMDVTPATGGASKRQHQPSGAGSGGGYSKGQSKESYENTPSDSDGPGRDRFSATLPLRKAKKRVEAGAKSIGPNQQASRVNVQNVFQQQQHQQPPASVETSENEYNEPNTLPSSQGGGSSSTSGGLTNDCRSGPGSPSMVSHRLLPAGSGGQVQPPKTRRLKPASSSSGGVENSGFQTVEALEAEAAVAAAGAGGKLLEPTESEVYFADVSSCCNMSVKNDNYYEDAGQRRKKDKQQHPQPDQADEYIAQRFGKREPSVRSRLPFPQTVLASGEKPPVMPRSTLLLPKDHSRQSMCSVDSGERTDYTDLSPGTPSTNFPSIASSQQQQQQQHHHQHYHHLREHPQHVGHHVACEEPPKETVSATTASSGCSFIASYPYSSNEQSQEAHRRSTKNLHDLFLAPDSQYEVMKELPRFKTTPLTLTPFTPISPTSGSPTFASAFQDMPVQFPPAAQPSGAATASGAANSTSSTTSPSAASHHQSVKPKSPKNLNITPIKRQSLGTNISSIIQNLSGHDVGLLYPEPGPMGRASSRSNSSSYNQSSDRESITGSSSALGGTGRGRAGDIKDISVSSNEDNEDTSNDERCGAATTGGGGCGGVSDRRL is encoded by the exons ATGCACGGATATCCGTTTATGCAGGTCGTCCAGTACAGTGTACCGACGTGCACGTGggctccaccgccaccagtcgAGCCACCGCGTCCACCATCGGCCACAGCGG CTCCCATACCGTCCGGTGTCCGGAAGTACGTCATCTGGTGTCTGATATGTGGTGGCATCTCCAGCCTGCTCGGCGTGCTATTTTTGGGCATTTACTTCCTGCTTCGCTCGTACACCAGCACCGTTGGATACTTCGAGACCGTGCCAACGTTTGTACCGGCGACATTG CTCATGCTGACTGGCATCTGTATAATGAGCCTTGCGAGGCGAAGAAATCGTTATAGTTACTTG ATCAAGTTATCCGGAGCGTGTGGGCTGGCATCGGCCCTTACTTGTGCCCTGGTGACGGTTACGACGACCGTTTTGCACATGAGCCGACTTCAGGTGCTCCGGGAGTGCGAGTACACGCAGAAGACACGCACCTGCACGTGCTACTCGGTGACGGCAGATAAGCAGCCGGACGGTGTGGACGATAGCGTTCGGTTCGTATTCGATTCCACGTCCGACTGTGGGGTCGTGCACGGTGCCCTTTACTCGTGCCTAAGGGCCGTTTTCGGTTTGTCGGTGGCCGGCGTCCTGGTGGCCGTGTTCAGCTGTATGCTCGTGTACCAGCTGTTAAGCCACGAGCGGAAAAAGATGTACTGGGAGCAGCTGGAGCTCCGCTGCCGCTCGCTCTACTCGGGCCAAGGTCCGCCGGGTGGTCCAACGGCTGTGCTGCCTCCCGGTGCCGGTCCTGGAGGGTTGCTTGGTCCGAGCGGTGGATTAGCTGCCGGTCCCGGTGGCATGCCAGGCGCTCCAGGGATGCGTGCCGGTAACTGTCGCTGCTGCGAGCAGTGTCACGCGCATCGCAATGTATTACCAGCGGCCTATCCGTGGGAGGGCGACGGTCGCTTCTGGACCCCCGGTCAGGCCGGAAACTTCTACTCGCCTAACCCCGGTGGTGACGAGACACTCGGTGGGGCCGGTGGAGGAGGCGTGGGTGCTGGATCAGGAGGACGGTTAAATGCTAGTGGACGGCGTATGCACGGTTGGAGCTGGCCACGAATGCCGTGGCAACGCAATGAAGCCGCACCGCAGCGTATGTCCCCTCACAGTCCGGACTCGCAGTACGGCTTTGCGTCGGGTAACCGAACATCCGGTGGTCCCCCTCCAGGAGGACCGGCTGTCGGTGTGGTAGGTGCAATGCTCGGTGATCCTGCGCAGCCCCGGTACAACGTGATCGAACAGCAGTACGGTATCTGgggaccgccgccaccatacAGTGATCCCAACAGTCCGGCGCGCCGTGGTCGCTATCAGTACATCCACCCGGCACAGTGTGTaccaccgacgatgatggagCCGGGTTTGGGTATGGTCGGAGCACCCGGTGCACACATAGTGGGTCCCGGTAGTGTCGGTATGGCACCTCCATCGAATGCGGGATCCAGCATTGCCATCCTCGAGTGTCATCAGCACGCGGTGATGGGTGTCGATGTGCACGGTATACCACAGCAGTACGTGACGGGACAACaggctggtagtggtggtcttGCAAGTGGACCAGGACATCCTGGAGGCAACGGCTCCACCAACCATCACTACTCACGCGGAACGATGGATGTGacgccggccaccggtggagcCAGTAAGCGTCAGCATCAACCATCGGGcgctggcagtggtggtggctataGTAAAGGACAATCGAAGGAGAGCTACGAAAACACTCCGTCCGACAGTGATGGTCCGGGGCGGGATCGGTTCTCCGCTACGTTGCCCCTTCGCAAAGCCAAAAAGCGAGTGGAAGCCGGTGCCAAAAGTATCGGACCGAATCAACAGGCCAGTCGCGTCAATGTGCAGAACGtgttccaacagcagcagcaccagcaaccaccagcatcggTGGAAACGTCAGAAAATGAGTACAACGAACCCAACACGCTTCCTTCATCGCAAGGTGGTGGCTCTAGTAGTACTAGTGGTGGACTGACGAATGATTGCCGGAGTGGCCCGGGATCTCCTTCGATGGTTTCCCATCGATTGCTGCCAGCAGGAAGTGGAGGACAAGTACAACCACCGAAGACTCGTCGTCTGAAGCCTGCGTCCTCATCGAGTGGTGGCGTGGAAAACAGTGGCTTCCAAACGGTGGAAGCACTGGAAGCTGAAGCTGCCGTTGCCGCAGCCGGAGCCGGTGGCAAACTGCTTGAGCCAACTGAGTCGGAAGTGTACTTTGCGGACgttagcagctgctgcaacatgTCGGTCAAGAACGACAACTATTACGAGGACGCCGGTCAACGGCGCAAAAAGGataaacagcagcatccgcagccgGATCAAGCGGACGAGTACATTGCGCAGCGGTTCGGAAAGCGGGAACCATCGGTGCGAAGCCGGTTACCCTTCCCGCAAACCGTACTAGCCTCAGGCGAGAAGCCTCCGGTGATGCCACGGTCTACGCTACTCCTGCCGAAGGACCACTCCCGCCAAAGCATGTGTTCAGTGGATTCGGGCGAGCGGACGGATTACACCGACCTGTCGCCGGGCACCCCCAGTACAAACTTTCCCTCGATTGCGtccagccaacagcagcaacagcagcagcaccatcatcagcattatcATCACCTCCGGGAACACCCTCAGCATGTCGGCCATCACGTGGCATGTGAAGAACCGCCTAAGGAGACGGTGTCGGCGACGACAGCAAGTTCAGGCTGCAGCTTCATCGCCTCGTATCCGTACTCTTCGAACGAGCAGAGCCAGGAGGCACACCGGCGCTCGACCAAGAACCTGCACGATCTCTTTCTAGCACCCGACTCGCAGTATGAGGTAATGAAGGAATTGCCTAGATTTAAGACGACACCGCTCACGCTAACACCCTTCACTCCCATCTCGCCCACATCTGGATCACCTACCTTCGCTTCCGCCTTCCAGGACATGCCGGTTCAGTTCCCACCCGCGGCACAGCCGAGtggagcagcaacggcaagTGGCGCTGCCAACTCAACCTCTTCCACTacgtcaccatcagcagccagtCACCACCAGTCGGTGAAACCAAAATCACCAAAAAACCTCAACATCACGCCGATCAAGCGCCAAAGTCTTGGCACCAACATTAGCTCGATTATACAGAACCTGAGCGGGCACGATGTCGGCCTGCTATATCCAGAACCCGGTCCGATGGGGCGGGCCTCTTCgcgcagcaatagcagcagctacaaccAAAGCAGCGACCGAGAGTCCATCACTGGCTCATCGTCGGCGCTAGGTGGGACGGGTCGTGGCCGCGCTGGTGACATCAAGGACATCAGTGTGAGCAGCAATGAAGACAACGAGGATACCTCCAACGATGAGCGATGCGGGGCCGCtactaccggtggtggtggttgtggtggtgttagCGATCGTCGATTGTGA